The Sphingomonas alpina genome has a segment encoding these proteins:
- a CDS encoding cold-shock protein → MRIEAQPVEWDRLGEISSSEDAEGGPVSDGTLHAGTLKWFDVTRGFGFVVGDDPSVGDILIHFSVLQSHGRRSLPEGARIECYAVQRDRGLQATEIVSIDLTHAVEPLPRARAAGERVDPAALIDSAGPFEAVTVKWFNRLKGYGFLVRGTDSSDIFVHMETLRRAGLVEVEPDQPLRARIVEGRKGPLAVAVEEGS, encoded by the coding sequence ATGCGTATCGAAGCGCAGCCGGTGGAATGGGACCGGCTTGGGGAAATATCGTCGTCGGAAGATGCGGAGGGTGGGCCTGTGTCCGACGGGACGCTGCATGCCGGTACGTTGAAATGGTTCGACGTGACGCGCGGTTTTGGTTTCGTGGTCGGTGACGATCCGTCGGTCGGCGACATCCTGATCCATTTCTCGGTGCTGCAGTCGCATGGCCGTCGCAGCCTTCCCGAAGGGGCGCGGATCGAATGCTATGCCGTTCAGCGCGATCGCGGTCTGCAGGCAACCGAGATCGTCTCGATCGACCTGACTCATGCGGTCGAACCGCTGCCGCGCGCCAGGGCGGCGGGCGAGCGGGTTGATCCCGCCGCCCTGATCGACTCAGCCGGGCCGTTCGAGGCGGTGACGGTCAAATGGTTCAACCGGTTGAAGGGATACGGTTTTCTCGTGCGCGGTACCGATTCTTCGGATATATTCGTGCATATGGAAACGTTGCGCCGCGCCGGGCTGGTCGAGGTGGAGCCCGATCAGCCACTGCGCGCGCGGATCGTCGAGGGGCGCAAGGGGCCCCTGGCGGTGGCCGTCGAAGAAGGAAGCTGA
- a CDS encoding DUF192 domain-containing protein, whose amino-acid sequence MAGTRSWIAAVAFGAIVLAGGCTRGDAVSTSGEAAAATVVTVKSSNGAHVFKVDLADTEAEQQKGLMYRTGIPKDGGMLFAPYPPNGGAPREASFWMKNTPSTLDIIFIRADGTIAHIAENTVPFSEAPVPSGEPVGAVLEINGGRALELGIVEGDAVSWTGKK is encoded by the coding sequence ATGGCAGGCACCCGATCCTGGATAGCGGCTGTCGCGTTCGGCGCGATCGTGCTGGCTGGCGGATGTACACGCGGCGACGCCGTCTCGACCTCCGGCGAAGCTGCGGCCGCCACGGTGGTGACGGTCAAGAGCAGTAACGGCGCGCATGTCTTCAAGGTTGACCTGGCCGATACCGAAGCGGAGCAGCAAAAGGGCCTGATGTACCGCACCGGCATCCCCAAGGACGGCGGCATGCTCTTTGCGCCGTATCCGCCGAATGGCGGTGCGCCGCGCGAAGCGAGCTTCTGGATGAAGAATACGCCGAGCACGCTCGACATCATCTTCATCCGGGCCGACGGGACGATCGCGCATATCGCCGAAAATACCGTGCCTTTCTCGGAAGCGCCCGTCCCGTCGGGCGAGCCGGTTGGGGCGGTGCTGGAGATCAATGGCGGCCGTGCACTGGAGCTGGGGATCGTCGAAGGCGATGCCGTCAGCTGGACCGGGAAGAAATAA
- a CDS encoding NADH:ubiquinone oxidoreductase subunit NDUFA12, producing the protein MGINLNPFTWWNGASWGTMIGLRGKTRVGDDALGNVYYEGGKDTNGNPRRWVIYAGANDSSRVAPEWFSWLHHQVDDLPDRSLPAPRAWEKPALPNLTGTNLAYRPPGALEKGGRRAAATGDYEAWTPDA; encoded by the coding sequence ATGGGCATCAATCTCAATCCATTCACCTGGTGGAACGGCGCCAGCTGGGGCACCATGATCGGCCTGCGCGGCAAGACCCGTGTCGGAGACGACGCGCTGGGCAATGTCTATTATGAGGGCGGCAAGGACACCAACGGCAATCCGCGCCGCTGGGTGATCTATGCGGGCGCCAATGATTCGAGTCGCGTCGCGCCCGAATGGTTCAGCTGGCTGCATCATCAGGTCGACGATCTGCCCGATCGCTCGCTCCCCGCGCCGCGCGCATGGGAAAAGCCGGCCCTGCCGAACCTGACCGGCACCAATCTGGCCTATCGGCCGCCCGGCGCGCTCGAGAAGGGCGGACGTCGCGCCGCCGCGACCGGCGATTACGAAGCCTGGACACCAGACGCGTGA